Proteins from a genomic interval of Paenibacillus sp. FSL R5-0623:
- a CDS encoding spore germination protein, translating to MKESILIQVQSRLIGVADMIYQPLQIGPLHCTLLYIQSIVDTQIMREAIVKPLLEEAARNEVGPDFITQVVSGTFFSLENEHRDSAETVVDDIVTGNAALYIEGMSGMIIFSIQNYQKRSVPESTNEVVVVGPQEAFIEDINVNMSLLRHKIKHPDFKMIKFTIGKYTKTEVFVIYIQGLCKPEILENVLTSLGEIDMDSSLGVSYLSEFLEDHPLSPFPQYQYTERPDTVAAALVEGRIGVMQDGTPFSLLIPVTFFSLMQSSEDYYQRFHSASFIRIIRLLFAVIALLLPSVYVAVTTFHPEIIPTNLLITIASARENIPFPALIEAFIMEITFEGLREAGIRIPKPLGQTVSIIGGIVIGQAAVQAGIVSAPLVIVVSITGIAAFIIPHFELGLAFRLLRFPVLLMGGTLGLFGVVISIYLLYWYMVSMRSFGVPYMQPFAPLVLRDFKDTFIRVPWFLMKKRTKAYATDNERRQDTS from the coding sequence ATGAAAGAAAGCATTCTGATACAGGTGCAATCACGTCTAATCGGCGTGGCAGATATGATCTATCAACCCCTTCAGATCGGGCCGCTCCATTGCACTTTGCTCTATATTCAATCCATTGTTGATACACAGATCATGCGCGAAGCTATTGTGAAGCCCCTGCTCGAGGAGGCTGCACGGAACGAGGTCGGTCCCGATTTCATTACGCAAGTCGTGAGCGGAACCTTTTTTTCTCTTGAAAACGAGCACAGGGATTCAGCGGAAACGGTGGTAGATGATATCGTAACCGGTAACGCAGCACTCTATATCGAAGGCATGTCTGGCATGATCATTTTTTCAATTCAAAATTATCAGAAGCGCTCCGTACCTGAATCAACAAATGAAGTCGTCGTCGTTGGCCCCCAGGAAGCATTTATCGAAGATATTAATGTAAATATGTCTCTGCTGCGACACAAAATCAAACATCCCGATTTTAAAATGATCAAATTTACCATCGGCAAATATACCAAAACCGAAGTTTTTGTTATTTACATTCAAGGATTATGCAAACCTGAGATTTTGGAAAATGTATTAACCAGTCTGGGTGAGATTGATATGGACAGCAGTCTTGGGGTCAGCTATCTATCAGAGTTTCTGGAAGACCATCCGCTTTCTCCATTTCCACAGTATCAATATACCGAAAGACCAGATACCGTTGCAGCTGCTCTCGTAGAAGGACGAATCGGGGTCATGCAGGATGGAACACCCTTCTCCCTGCTTATTCCAGTCACATTTTTCTCTTTGATGCAGTCGTCCGAGGACTATTATCAGCGGTTCCATTCGGCTTCATTTATCCGGATTATCCGTTTGCTGTTTGCCGTCATTGCTCTCCTGCTGCCCTCCGTATATGTAGCAGTTACTACATTTCATCCCGAGATCATTCCAACCAATCTGCTCATTACAATTGCCTCCGCGAGAGAGAACATTCCTTTTCCGGCATTAATTGAAGCCTTCATCATGGAGATTACCTTCGAAGGATTACGTGAAGCGGGAATACGTATTCCCAAGCCGCTTGGACAGACGGTTTCTATTATTGGCGGTATAGTCATTGGACAAGCCGCTGTACAGGCAGGTATTGTCTCTGCTCCATTGGTTATTGTGGTGTCCATTACAGGCATTGCAGCCTTTATTATTCCGCATTTCGAGTTAGGTCTGGCCTTCCGACTGCTCCGCTTTCCTGTTCTGTTGATGGGAGGAACACTGGGCTTATTCGGTGTAGTCATTTCTATCTATCTGTTGTACTGGTATATGGTCAGCATGCGTTCATTTGGTGTTCCGTACATGCAGCCTTTTGCCCCACTCGTCCTGCGTGATTTTAAGGATACGTTTATTCGGGTACCTTGGTTCTTGATGAAAAAACGAACTAAAGCCTATGCGACCGATAATGAAAGGAGGCAGGATACATCATGA
- a CDS encoding Ger(x)C family spore germination protein produces the protein MIFRKSRLPLMVVIICCLLCTGCWSKVEINERTFITAMYVDKADTPGEIEVTLSMPLPNRLSPEGGGTGKDPYAAVSATAPTIADAIERIQTDLTRKISWGHTRVIVFGQAYAREGIEDTMEWIARQPLFHLSSYVMVANGKAKDVSDLTPVFEETPSDVLREFSTEENLLKTQVLSIFTSDKMNQGFASSMLGSKQTNMVSEEGESKKWVSQIGGSIFSQMRMVGTLSADEARAVAWAGQNLDSMTISVRTKKQKASMKLYRMHSDIHVKLQNGEPHFVINLSGKAELNSVIPVLKAEDIVGIKDIEQAANEKVSAHLTQAIQTAKHQGSDILMLGYRLEWRYPKVWKKLRPTWINYVKNDLQFSVNTNINIQFVGSESSF, from the coding sequence ATGATATTTCGAAAGTCTCGCCTTCCACTTATGGTCGTCATTATTTGTTGTCTGTTATGTACCGGATGCTGGTCGAAAGTCGAGATTAATGAGCGCACCTTTATTACGGCCATGTACGTGGACAAAGCAGATACCCCTGGAGAGATCGAGGTCACCCTCAGCATGCCGCTCCCCAATCGTCTTTCTCCAGAAGGTGGTGGTACAGGCAAAGATCCATATGCAGCGGTTTCGGCAACTGCACCGACAATTGCCGATGCGATAGAGCGTATCCAGACAGACTTGACACGTAAAATATCTTGGGGACATACGCGAGTGATTGTCTTTGGCCAAGCTTATGCACGTGAGGGGATTGAAGACACGATGGAATGGATTGCACGTCAGCCCCTTTTCCACCTGAGCAGCTACGTAATGGTTGCGAATGGCAAAGCCAAGGACGTTTCTGATCTGACTCCGGTATTCGAAGAAACGCCAAGTGACGTGCTTCGGGAATTCTCCACCGAGGAAAACCTATTAAAAACCCAGGTGTTAAGCATATTTACATCCGATAAAATGAATCAGGGATTTGCCTCATCGATGTTAGGCAGCAAACAAACCAACATGGTCAGCGAAGAGGGAGAATCCAAAAAGTGGGTCAGTCAAATCGGTGGCTCCATATTCAGTCAGATGCGGATGGTTGGAACACTCTCGGCGGATGAAGCACGCGCTGTTGCCTGGGCAGGACAAAACCTGGATTCGATGACCATTTCGGTTAGAACCAAAAAACAAAAAGCAAGCATGAAGTTATACCGCATGCATTCGGATATACATGTAAAGCTCCAGAATGGTGAACCACATTTTGTAATCAATTTGTCGGGCAAAGCGGAGTTGAATTCGGTCATTCCTGTATTAAAGGCCGAAGATATTGTTGGGATTAAGGACATTGAACAAGCTGCTAATGAAAAAGTGAGTGCTCATCTTACTCAGGCCATTCAAACCGCGAAACACCAAGGCTCCGACATACTCATGCTTGGATATCGGCTCGAATGGAGATATCCGAAGGTATGGAAGAAGCTGCGGCCTACATGGATCAACTATGTAAAGAATGATCTTCAGTTTTCTGTCAACACAAATATCAACATTCAATTTGTTGGCTCGGAGTCAAGCTTCTAG
- a CDS encoding MFS transporter — MKEQSTQVRLWTTDFILLMLCNFLLFLQLHMIVSPLPSYVQERFHANAFEVSLFTCLFALSAIAARLYSAKALEKGLRNAMIYIGLSVALLATLGYYFAAGIAVLLLLRMLFGIGFGMSSTAFPTMASDIVPVKRMGEGMGYFGLSTSLAMSMGPIIGVTLLQGAGFVTLMLCTAGVLAVIYPLSYSLTRKKAVRTDNSTTIMPQATTSASGSNPKQKTPFNRKLILPSVLNCLLSITYGGLVGFIVLYGKEANLANPALFFLFNALAVLLVRPFAGRIYDTKGPKALLIPGAIFVAVGLFLLSYATSMSILFIAAFIYGIGYGSMQSSLQTWMIQVVSPSQRGMANGMFLNSLDLGIATGALLLGAIAAITSYTDMYRYSVMFMILFLLIYLIQGKRSGSFSIEPHALLAHTHIPATNTGQPKDSEHDTQDTKNKK, encoded by the coding sequence ATGAAAGAACAATCTACACAAGTTAGACTATGGACCACCGATTTTATTCTGCTGATGCTGTGCAACTTCTTGTTGTTCTTGCAACTGCACATGATCGTCTCTCCGCTTCCGTCCTACGTTCAGGAGCGATTTCACGCCAATGCTTTTGAAGTAAGTTTATTCACCTGTCTGTTTGCACTAAGTGCCATTGCAGCCCGTCTCTATTCCGCGAAAGCACTGGAGAAGGGCCTTCGTAACGCCATGATCTATATAGGCCTGTCCGTAGCCCTGCTGGCAACGCTCGGCTATTATTTTGCTGCCGGTATAGCTGTGCTCTTGTTGCTGAGAATGTTGTTTGGTATCGGGTTTGGTATGAGCAGTACCGCTTTTCCAACGATGGCCTCGGACATTGTGCCCGTCAAACGAATGGGTGAAGGTATGGGTTACTTTGGTCTATCGACTAGCCTGGCTATGTCTATGGGGCCAATTATTGGGGTCACTCTGCTACAGGGTGCTGGATTTGTAACCCTCATGTTATGTACTGCGGGTGTCCTCGCTGTGATCTATCCACTGAGTTATTCGCTGACACGCAAGAAAGCAGTCAGAACCGATAACAGTACAACCATCATGCCACAAGCCACAACAAGTGCTTCAGGGTCCAACCCAAAACAGAAGACACCTTTCAACCGCAAGTTGATTCTGCCCAGTGTGCTGAATTGCCTGTTATCCATCACCTATGGTGGACTTGTCGGATTCATCGTTCTGTATGGCAAGGAAGCCAATCTGGCCAATCCTGCGCTGTTCTTTTTGTTCAATGCACTCGCCGTGTTATTGGTTAGACCCTTTGCAGGACGGATCTATGACACTAAGGGTCCAAAAGCACTGCTTATTCCAGGGGCAATATTCGTTGCTGTTGGCCTCTTTCTGCTCTCGTATGCAACCTCCATGTCCATCTTGTTCATTGCTGCCTTTATCTACGGGATCGGCTATGGTTCCATGCAGTCATCTCTGCAGACCTGGATGATTCAAGTTGTATCTCCATCTCAGCGGGGTATGGCTAACGGTATGTTTTTGAACTCGCTGGATCTGGGTATCGCAACCGGTGCCCTTCTTCTTGGCGCCATTGCGGCCATAACCAGTTATACCGATATGTACCGATATTCCGTGATGTTTATGATTCTGTTCTTGCTTATCTATCTGATTCAGGGAAAACGAAGCGGCAGCTTCTCCATAGAACCTCATGCTCTGCTCGCTCATACGCATATACCTGCAACAAATACAGGTCAGCCCAAGGATTCGGAACACGATACGCAAGATACCAAAAATAAAAAATAA
- a CDS encoding MFS transporter — MNDKKWDLVALASIPLIMTLGNSMLIPILPQIERELKVSAFKVSMLITVYAVVAILLIPIAGYLSDRFGRKAVIIPSLIIAAVGGAVAGVGAWMLDGNVAYWTILGGRLLQGVGAAGAFPIVIPLVGDMFNDEDQVSKSLGIIETSNTFGKVLSPILGAALAVWLWFLPFMAIPVLCLISVILVIFLVKSPKKKEKPPTFTEFVASIRDVLKEKGRWLYALFAIGGICMFILFGVLYYLSETLESEFGMKGVVKGLVLAIPLAALCLFSFFGGKWIGKSKPRMKWLGFAGLVLVTVSLGVIGIFDNIYVVLGLFTLGSAGVGATLPCLDALITEGVDKKQRGTITGLFSSMRFIGVSLGPPVVSLLIGTQHFWLFGVLAASGAIGALLTLFAVKPNKGDQPTSGSGHKQDERHIDRIETSRGYAPIRRKKSPL, encoded by the coding sequence ATGAATGATAAAAAGTGGGACCTCGTCGCACTTGCTTCCATCCCTTTAATTATGACCTTGGGTAACTCCATGCTTATACCGATCTTGCCACAGATTGAACGTGAATTGAAGGTATCTGCATTCAAGGTCAGTATGCTTATTACAGTCTACGCTGTAGTTGCCATCCTGCTTATTCCAATCGCAGGGTATTTGTCTGATCGTTTTGGCAGAAAAGCAGTCATTATTCCCAGCCTCATCATTGCAGCCGTCGGGGGTGCTGTAGCTGGTGTAGGTGCATGGATGCTGGATGGAAATGTAGCTTACTGGACCATTTTGGGTGGCAGGTTATTACAGGGGGTTGGAGCAGCCGGCGCATTCCCTATTGTCATTCCATTGGTTGGGGACATGTTTAATGATGAAGATCAGGTTAGCAAAAGCCTGGGAATCATTGAAACCTCGAATACATTTGGTAAAGTGTTAAGTCCGATTTTGGGTGCAGCACTGGCTGTTTGGCTATGGTTTTTACCATTTATGGCTATTCCTGTATTGTGTTTAATCTCGGTGATTCTGGTTATTTTCCTGGTGAAGTCTCCCAAGAAAAAAGAAAAGCCACCCACCTTTACGGAATTTGTGGCTTCCATTCGGGACGTATTGAAAGAAAAAGGTCGATGGTTATACGCCTTGTTTGCAATCGGTGGAATTTGCATGTTTATTCTTTTTGGTGTGCTTTATTATCTATCCGAGACGTTGGAGAGCGAGTTCGGCATGAAAGGGGTCGTAAAAGGTCTTGTACTTGCGATTCCGTTGGCAGCCTTATGTCTTTTTTCCTTTTTCGGAGGAAAGTGGATTGGAAAGAGTAAGCCTCGCATGAAATGGCTCGGATTCGCAGGACTAGTTCTTGTAACCGTTTCGCTGGGTGTTATTGGGATTTTCGATAATATCTACGTTGTGTTGGGACTGTTCACATTAGGAAGTGCCGGAGTAGGAGCAACCTTACCATGTCTGGATGCTCTTATTACTGAAGGTGTGGATAAGAAACAGCGTGGTACAATTACAGGTTTGTTCAGCAGCATGCGATTCATCGGTGTATCGCTTGGTCCTCCTGTTGTGTCCCTGTTGATTGGCACACAACATTTTTGGCTTTTTGGTGTGCTCGCCGCATCTGGAGCTATAGGGGCATTGCTCACCTTATTTGCGGTCAAACCCAATAAGGGAGACCAACCTACTTCAGGAAGCGGACATAAACAGGATGAACGGCATATCGATCGGATTGAGACGAGTCGAGGTTATGCTCCTATACGGCGCAAGAAAAGTCCACTCTAG
- a CDS encoding TraX family protein, producing MMQWIAMITMLIDHIGAVFFPHIIELRIIGRIAFPIYAFAVYIGYKHTRDVQKYIWRLFWLAIISQVPFMAAFNHYSLNVVWTLWSALLVLFVIDKLPSRLLGIPIVIGAGWFMEISQMDYGMYGLVLVLLFRYFQGPVLVVAHVLLNALYLLLHNSSVQMYSVLATAGIAIAQYYQAGFRMKGPRWVWRYFYPAHLAIIAIIRWV from the coding sequence ATGATGCAGTGGATTGCCATGATCACGATGTTAATTGATCATATAGGAGCTGTCTTTTTTCCGCATATTATAGAGTTGAGGATCATAGGTCGTATCGCTTTTCCAATCTATGCATTTGCAGTGTATATTGGGTATAAACATACACGAGACGTGCAAAAATACATATGGCGGCTGTTCTGGCTCGCGATCATATCACAGGTGCCGTTCATGGCTGCGTTTAATCATTATTCTCTGAACGTGGTATGGACATTATGGTCAGCCCTTTTGGTATTATTCGTTATCGATAAATTGCCATCCCGCCTACTGGGTATTCCGATTGTAATTGGAGCAGGTTGGTTCATGGAAATTAGCCAAATGGATTACGGGATGTACGGGTTGGTATTGGTCCTGTTATTCCGTTATTTCCAGGGTCCTGTACTTGTCGTGGCACATGTCTTGTTAAATGCACTATATCTTCTGCTGCATAACAGCTCTGTGCAAATGTATAGTGTGCTCGCAACCGCCGGCATTGCTATTGCTCAGTATTACCAAGCGGGATTCCGTATGAAGGGGCCACGTTGGGTGTGGCGCTATTTCTATCCTGCGCATCTCGCCATTATTGCAATTATCCGATGGGTCTAA
- a CDS encoding GNAT family N-acetyltransferase — protein MQHRIRQAGLSDCNEVGQLFNEYRMFYNQNADIEAARQYIRERMERHESVILVAEKPLSDGLICTGFVQLYPSFSSVSMGPVWVLNDLYVHPNYRQQGIARKLLQVAKQLAFERGVLRISLSTELSNRQAQALYESEEYAQDTKFMYYELNV, from the coding sequence ATGCAGCATCGAATCAGACAAGCGGGTCTTTCAGATTGTAACGAAGTGGGACAATTGTTCAATGAGTACAGGATGTTCTACAACCAAAATGCTGACATTGAGGCAGCACGTCAGTATATTAGAGAACGAATGGAACGCCATGAATCGGTGATTTTGGTAGCAGAAAAGCCACTCTCGGATGGCTTAATTTGTACTGGATTCGTTCAGTTATATCCCAGTTTCAGTTCGGTATCGATGGGGCCTGTCTGGGTGCTAAATGATCTATATGTGCATCCGAATTATCGTCAGCAAGGCATTGCGAGGAAGCTCTTGCAAGTAGCCAAGCAATTGGCATTTGAGCGTGGAGTTCTTCGTATATCACTCTCAACTGAGTTAAGTAACAGGCAAGCCCAAGCTTTATATGAATCCGAAGAATATGCACAGGATACCAAATTCATGTATTATGAACTTAATGTATAA
- a CDS encoding GerAB/ArcD/ProY family transporter, translated as MNHLTAGQAYRFMFVYLYSEPIAFLLQRLFKMSGYQGWLSTIGGFLLSLIFLFFTYRLGSINPDKPWISYGEDIVGKVVHRFYIGLILMLCIYLLSIDVENFIIFLQSMYLPQTPIWLTSTLTLLCICLTARSGLVTIVFMSEGIFLVQLLTSGLLIPAVGGGGNTGMLLAMATHHDLGEIMMGSLSTMPWFSEWMFFLFLAPVVAFRRPMLKSMLFAGITVVIFIVVFWIFILMNFGPYVAAGLRYPLLEMVRFARYGDFLDNLDPVLIAIWSTTMFTRSSFLLYVASVCLSKLSGIRQQKSVVYLIGGTAAAIVLQYARDAASYELAIRSYAVPLYTVLIESMPILYVLVYWLRNGKNKKATRASTAPSP; from the coding sequence ATGAACCATCTGACTGCGGGGCAGGCTTACCGCTTCATGTTTGTTTACCTGTATTCCGAACCCATTGCCTTTCTTCTGCAACGTTTATTCAAAATGAGTGGCTATCAGGGATGGTTATCAACCATCGGCGGCTTTTTACTCAGTCTGATTTTTCTGTTCTTTACATACCGTTTGGGTTCCATTAACCCCGACAAACCCTGGATTTCCTATGGAGAAGATATCGTGGGCAAGGTTGTGCATCGCTTTTATATCGGGTTAATTCTAATGTTGTGTATCTACTTGTTGTCCATTGATGTGGAGAATTTCATTATCTTCCTGCAATCGATGTATCTGCCACAGACTCCGATATGGTTAACATCAACCCTCACTTTGCTGTGCATCTGCCTGACTGCGCGTTCAGGATTGGTTACCATTGTATTTATGTCGGAAGGTATTTTTCTGGTACAGCTTCTCACTTCCGGCTTACTTATTCCGGCGGTTGGGGGTGGGGGCAATACTGGCATGCTGCTTGCGATGGCAACCCATCATGATCTGGGTGAGATCATGATGGGTTCTTTGTCCACCATGCCATGGTTCTCCGAATGGATGTTTTTCCTCTTCCTCGCACCGGTCGTTGCTTTCAGGCGTCCTATGCTGAAAAGCATGTTATTTGCCGGCATCACCGTTGTTATATTCATCGTTGTATTCTGGATATTCATCTTGATGAATTTTGGTCCGTATGTTGCCGCCGGGCTTCGCTATCCTTTACTTGAGATGGTACGCTTTGCGCGATACGGAGATTTTCTGGATAATCTGGACCCTGTTCTGATCGCAATTTGGTCAACAACGATGTTCACTCGCAGCTCATTTCTGTTGTATGTCGCTTCCGTCTGTCTCTCCAAACTCAGCGGGATCAGGCAGCAAAAATCTGTTGTGTATCTAATTGGGGGAACGGCTGCTGCCATTGTACTTCAATATGCCAGAGATGCCGCCTCTTACGAGTTGGCTATCCGCTCTTACGCTGTACCTTTGTACACGGTACTTATCGAATCCATGCCCATTCTGTACGTTCTGGTATACTGGCTCCGCAATGGTAAAAATAAAAAGGCGACCAGAGCATCCACTGCTCCGTCGCCGTAA
- a CDS encoding RbsD/FucU domain-containing protein, translated as MLKNIPAIIPPELLKIMSEMGHGDELVLADGNFPAASHAKRLVRCDALGVVELLDAILQLYPLDTYAKRPAAVMQVVEGDQVIPIIWEDYRRLIEEYEGITDAFDHEERFDFYKRASNAYVIVATGERAQYANLILKKGVIFPDADPGQEQQNAESN; from the coding sequence ATGCTAAAGAATATACCCGCAATAATACCTCCAGAGTTACTCAAAATCATGTCCGAAATGGGCCATGGAGACGAGTTGGTTCTGGCGGATGGCAATTTCCCCGCAGCCAGTCATGCCAAGAGACTGGTACGCTGTGATGCACTGGGAGTCGTTGAACTGCTGGATGCCATCCTGCAATTATATCCACTGGACACCTATGCTAAGCGTCCCGCTGCTGTCATGCAGGTTGTGGAAGGGGACCAGGTGATCCCGATCATATGGGAAGACTATCGCCGGTTGATTGAAGAATATGAAGGCATAACGGATGCTTTTGATCATGAAGAGCGATTTGATTTTTATAAACGTGCTTCGAATGCCTATGTGATTGTTGCAACTGGTGAGCGAGCGCAATATGCCAATCTGATTTTGAAGAAAGGTGTCATTTTCCCCGATGCTGATCCTGGTCAGGAACAGCAGAATGCTGAATCGAACTGA
- a CDS encoding MarR family transcriptional regulator codes for MDYTLEQSVGFMLGFTHRKAVALLATRFKPYDITTEQFSVLFNVDRGEGVNQKELAARVFKDQPTTARIIDLLEKKGWVERRTSEQDRRAYLLYLTTEGKALIDILVPIEREMNKELAEGIPEDQMEAFKHTLSLINRNL; via the coding sequence ATGGACTATACACTGGAACAATCTGTTGGATTCATGCTGGGTTTCACACATCGTAAAGCTGTAGCTTTACTTGCAACGCGATTCAAACCTTATGATATTACGACAGAGCAATTTTCTGTTCTCTTTAATGTTGACCGCGGTGAAGGTGTGAATCAGAAGGAGCTCGCTGCACGTGTCTTCAAAGACCAACCCACCACTGCGCGGATTATTGATCTGCTTGAGAAAAAAGGCTGGGTAGAACGCCGGACCAGTGAACAGGATCGCAGAGCCTATCTGTTATATCTCACCACAGAAGGCAAAGCGTTAATTGATATCCTCGTTCCGATTGAAAGAGAAATGAATAAAGAACTTGCTGAAGGTATACCCGAAGACCAGATGGAAGCATTTAAACATACTCTTTCCCTCATTAACCGCAACTTGTAA